In Prevotella sp. oral taxon 475, one DNA window encodes the following:
- a CDS encoding HlyD family secretion protein: MKTKGRHSARKAVAAMAVAAALAGGCVAVCFAFWPRERTVQGQIEVLQYAVRTQQSGGVIEVRVKEGDYVEVGDTLLLFKTDDTPMPEDETLELLAATLHPHRTGNRALDRAYGRWQQAKAAEEQAQKAYREVQRQFLRGRVPAQLRDRAFADYKTFQAQAIATKLVYDEMRCHQHSGRSGLKGPQIVAVITKVEGEVSEIMAKKGEQLAPCAPLMTIALLDNLWGTFRLNEKQRSYFAEGDTLQVYCRAFGLRIPMRVSAIRPYFGAAAATNAGRGRQKEPRHWKMQLRPVAKFEGLRAGMQLEVPME, translated from the coding sequence ATGAAGACGAAAGGCAGACATTCGGCAAGGAAAGCGGTGGCGGCAATGGCCGTTGCAGCGGCTTTGGCGGGAGGCTGCGTTGCCGTCTGCTTCGCGTTTTGGCCCCGAGAGCGGACGGTGCAGGGTCAAATCGAGGTGCTGCAATACGCCGTTCGAACGCAGCAGAGCGGAGGAGTGATCGAGGTTCGGGTGAAAGAGGGCGACTATGTAGAAGTGGGCGACACGCTGTTGCTCTTCAAAACCGACGATACGCCCATGCCCGAGGACGAGACATTGGAGCTTTTGGCTGCCACGCTGCATCCGCATCGCACGGGAAACCGGGCCCTCGACCGGGCCTACGGACGCTGGCAACAGGCAAAAGCGGCCGAGGAGCAGGCACAGAAGGCTTATCGGGAGGTGCAACGACAGTTTCTCCGGGGGCGGGTTCCGGCTCAATTGCGCGACAGGGCCTTTGCCGACTACAAGACTTTTCAGGCGCAAGCCATCGCCACCAAGCTCGTTTACGACGAGATGCGGTGTCATCAGCATTCCGGAAGGAGTGGTCTGAAGGGGCCACAGATCGTGGCCGTCATCACAAAAGTGGAGGGCGAGGTGAGTGAGATCATGGCCAAGAAGGGCGAACAGCTCGCGCCCTGCGCTCCATTGATGACCATTGCCCTGCTCGACAACCTTTGGGGCACATTCAGGCTCAATGAGAAGCAACGCTCTTATTTTGCAGAGGGCGACACCTTACAGGTGTATTGCCGGGCGTTCGGTTTGCGCATCCCCATGCGGGTGTCGGCCATTAGGCCCTATTTCGGTGCGGCGGCAGCGACAAACGCCGGCAGGGGCCGACAGAAAGAGCCGCGGCACTGGAAGATGCAGCTCAGACCTGTGGCGAAGTTCGAGGGACTTCGAGCCGGTATGCAGCTGGAGGTGCCGATGGAATAA
- a CDS encoding inositol-3-phosphate synthase — protein MAKTEVKPANGKLGIMVVGCGAVSTTFITGVLMARKGLAKPVGSMTQYDKIRVGRGADKKYLRYGDIVPLAQLDDIVFGTWDVYPQNAYQAAIYAEVLQEKDIEPVRDELENIVPMKAAFDKNFAKRLDGDNVKQGLTRWEMVEELRRDIRNFKQENDCQRVVVVWAASTEIFVPYEEPVHGTLDALEKAMKADDREHIAPSMCYAYAALSEEAPFVMGAPNTTVDIPAMWQLAEKTRMPIAGKDFKTGQTLVKSGFAPIIGTRCLGLNGWFSTNILGNRDGLVLDEPANFRTKEVSKLSTLETILQADHQPDLYGEVYHKVRINYYPPRNDNKEGWDNIDIFGWMGYPMQIKINFLCRDSILAAPLVLDLALLSDLAARAGRFGIQRFLSFFLKSPMHDFTQNEEPVNHLFQQYTLLKNAIREMGGYEPDEEMD, from the coding sequence ATGGCAAAAACGGAGGTAAAACCGGCAAACGGTAAGCTGGGCATCATGGTTGTGGGCTGTGGTGCCGTGTCGACCACTTTTATAACAGGTGTCTTGATGGCCCGAAAAGGACTGGCTAAGCCCGTGGGCTCGATGACTCAGTATGACAAAATACGAGTGGGTAGGGGCGCAGACAAGAAATATCTGCGCTATGGAGACATCGTTCCGCTGGCCCAACTCGACGATATCGTCTTCGGCACATGGGATGTCTATCCGCAAAACGCTTATCAGGCAGCGATATATGCCGAGGTGCTGCAAGAAAAAGATATCGAGCCCGTGCGCGACGAACTGGAAAACATCGTGCCGATGAAGGCCGCCTTCGATAAAAACTTTGCCAAACGCCTTGACGGAGATAACGTGAAGCAAGGCTTGACACGATGGGAGATGGTGGAAGAGCTGCGCCGCGACATCCGGAACTTTAAACAAGAGAACGATTGCCAACGTGTGGTGGTGGTGTGGGCAGCTTCTACCGAGATTTTCGTTCCTTACGAAGAGCCGGTGCATGGCACGCTCGATGCACTGGAAAAGGCCATGAAGGCTGATGATCGGGAACACATCGCGCCCTCGATGTGCTATGCCTATGCCGCGCTGTCGGAGGAAGCCCCGTTTGTGATGGGGGCTCCTAACACCACGGTAGACATTCCTGCCATGTGGCAATTGGCCGAGAAAACGCGCATGCCGATTGCCGGAAAGGATTTTAAAACGGGGCAGACGCTGGTGAAGAGTGGCTTCGCTCCTATCATCGGAACGCGCTGTTTGGGACTGAATGGATGGTTCTCGACCAATATTCTGGGCAATCGCGATGGGTTAGTGCTCGACGAACCGGCCAACTTCCGCACCAAAGAGGTGAGCAAACTCTCTACCTTGGAAACCATTCTACAGGCCGACCATCAACCCGATCTGTACGGAGAGGTCTATCATAAAGTGCGCATCAACTATTATCCGCCCCGCAACGACAACAAAGAGGGCTGGGATAATATCGATATTTTCGGATGGATGGGCTACCCCATGCAAATCAAAATCAACTTCCTTTGTCGCGACTCGATCCTCGCTGCGCCGCTGGTGCTCGACCTGGCACTCCTGTCCGACCTGGCTGCACGTGCCGGTCGGTTCGGCATTCAACGCTTCTTGAGCTTCTTTCTCAAAAGTCCGATGCACGATTTCACCCAAAACGAGGAGCCCGTCAACCATCTCTTCCAGCAGTATACCCTGCTGAAGAATGCCATTAGAGAGATGGGCGGCTACGAGCCCGACGAGGAAATGGACTGA
- the gltX gene encoding glutamate--tRNA ligase, whose product MSERKVRVRFAPSPTGALHIGGVRTALYNYLFARQHGGDLVFRIEDTDSQRFVPGAEEYIIEAFRWLGIKFDEGVSFGGEYGPYRQSERKHIYKKYVDQLLNDGKAYIAFDTPEELEAKRSEIQNFQYDAQTRGKMRNSLTMTREEVESLMADGTQYVVRFKVEPGEDVHVNDLIRGEVVIKSDILDDKVLYKSADHLPTYHLANIVDDHLMCISHVIRGEEWLPSAPLHVLLYEAFGWADTMPQFAHLPLLLKPEGKGKLSKRDGDRLGFPVFPLEWHDPKTGEVSSGYRESGYFPEAVVNFLALLGWNPGTEQELFSLDELVKAFDISRCSKAGAKFDYQKGIWFNHEYILHKSNEEIAHLFAPVVANNGIDEPMERIIQVVGLMKDRVNFVKELWPLCSFFFIAPLSYDEKTVKKRWKENSAQVMAELGDVLERLTDFSLEHQEHEVLAWVESKGYRLGDVMNAFRLALVGEGKGPGMFDISAFLGKEETLRRLRRAIEILK is encoded by the coding sequence ATGTCTGAAAGAAAAGTAAGAGTGCGCTTTGCACCCAGTCCTACAGGGGCTTTGCATATCGGAGGCGTAAGAACCGCCCTCTACAACTATCTCTTTGCCCGTCAGCACGGTGGCGATTTGGTGTTCCGTATCGAAGATACCGATTCTCAGCGCTTCGTGCCCGGAGCGGAAGAATATATCATCGAAGCCTTCAGATGGTTGGGCATCAAGTTTGACGAAGGTGTGAGTTTCGGCGGAGAATACGGTCCGTATCGACAGAGCGAACGCAAGCATATCTATAAAAAATATGTAGACCAACTGTTGAACGACGGGAAAGCTTACATCGCTTTCGATACGCCCGAGGAGCTGGAAGCCAAGCGCAGCGAGATACAAAACTTTCAATACGACGCACAGACACGCGGCAAGATGCGCAATTCGCTCACGATGACGCGCGAAGAGGTGGAGAGCTTGATGGCCGACGGTACGCAATATGTGGTGCGTTTCAAGGTGGAGCCGGGAGAAGATGTGCATGTCAACGACCTGATTCGCGGAGAGGTTGTCATCAAGAGCGACATCTTAGACGACAAGGTGCTCTACAAAAGTGCCGACCATCTGCCTACCTATCACCTTGCCAACATTGTGGACGACCATCTGATGTGCATCTCCCACGTCATCCGCGGCGAAGAATGGCTGCCCAGTGCGCCGCTGCATGTGTTGCTCTACGAGGCCTTTGGCTGGGCCGATACGATGCCGCAGTTTGCTCATCTGCCGCTTTTGCTGAAGCCGGAAGGCAAGGGCAAACTCTCGAAACGCGATGGCGATCGACTCGGATTCCCCGTCTTCCCCTTGGAATGGCACGACCCCAAGACGGGCGAAGTGTCGTCGGGCTATCGCGAAAGCGGCTATTTTCCCGAGGCGGTGGTCAACTTCCTGGCCCTGTTGGGCTGGAATCCGGGAACGGAGCAGGAGCTTTTCTCGCTCGACGAGTTGGTGAAAGCCTTCGATATCAGTCGCTGTTCGAAGGCCGGAGCCAAGTTCGACTATCAGAAAGGCATCTGGTTCAACCACGAATACATTCTGCACAAGAGCAACGAAGAGATCGCCCACCTGTTTGCACCGGTGGTGGCCAACAATGGCATTGACGAGCCCATGGAGCGCATCATCCAGGTGGTGGGCCTCATGAAAGATCGTGTGAACTTCGTAAAAGAACTGTGGCCGCTGTGCTCGTTCTTCTTCATTGCACCGCTCTCTTACGACGAGAAGACGGTGAAGAAGCGTTGGAAGGAGAACTCGGCGCAGGTGATGGCCGAACTGGGGGATGTGTTGGAGCGTCTGACCGACTTCTCTCTCGAGCATCAAGAGCACGAGGTGCTGGCCTGGGTGGAGAGCAAAGGTTATCGACTGGGCGATGTGATGAATGCCTTCCGTCTGGCTTTGGTGGGCGAGGGGAAAGGTCCCGGCATGTTCGACATCAGTGCTTTCCTGGGCAAAGAAGAAACGTTGCGCCGCTTGAGAAGAGCCATCGAAATTTTGAAATAA
- a CDS encoding 3-deoxy-D-manno-octulosonic acid transferase: MYHLVIYLYLWGVAVASLFSAKVRKMWRGERQAFGILREKVDPEASYLWFHAASLGEFEQGRPLIERLRKQYPDYKILLTFFSPSGYEVRKDYPGADIICYLPLDTPLNARKFLRLVHPKAAFFIKYEFWYNYLHILQWHGIPAYSVSSIFRAEQVFFKWYGRSYARVLNCFTHFFVQNEQSRQLLREKFGFDHITVTGDTRFDRVLQIKEASRQLPLIEAFCQGRPTFVAGSSWGPDEEVLIPYFNRSSRWKLIIAPHVIDERHLQEISSRVKGRVVRYTQTTTEEAAQADCLVIDCFGLLSSIYRYGRVAYVGGGFGTGIHNVLEAAVWGVPVIFGPNNGRFQEAQGLMAAQGGFEIKTKTDFETLMKTWENDENLLAEAGKHAATFVHSLAGATEKILQELTLENGSLRIKT, encoded by the coding sequence GTGTACCATCTTGTTATCTATCTCTATCTATGGGGCGTGGCCGTGGCATCGCTCTTTAGTGCCAAGGTGCGGAAAATGTGGCGCGGAGAGCGGCAGGCGTTCGGCATTCTTCGAGAGAAAGTAGACCCCGAGGCCAGCTATCTTTGGTTTCATGCCGCCTCGTTGGGCGAGTTTGAACAGGGCCGACCACTCATCGAGCGTCTTCGGAAACAATATCCCGACTATAAAATCCTGCTCACCTTCTTCTCGCCCTCGGGTTACGAAGTGCGGAAAGACTATCCCGGGGCCGACATCATTTGCTATCTGCCTCTTGATACGCCCCTCAACGCCCGGAAGTTTCTTCGGCTGGTGCATCCCAAGGCCGCGTTTTTCATTAAATACGAGTTCTGGTACAATTATCTGCACATTCTTCAATGGCACGGCATTCCTGCTTATAGCGTGAGTAGTATTTTCCGCGCAGAGCAGGTGTTTTTTAAGTGGTATGGTCGGAGTTACGCCCGCGTGCTGAACTGTTTCACCCATTTTTTTGTACAGAACGAGCAGAGTCGACAACTTCTTCGTGAGAAATTCGGCTTCGATCATATCACGGTGACGGGCGACACGCGCTTCGATCGTGTGTTGCAAATCAAGGAAGCCAGTCGGCAGTTGCCCCTTATCGAAGCCTTTTGTCAGGGCCGACCTACCTTCGTGGCCGGCAGTAGCTGGGGTCCCGACGAAGAGGTGTTGATCCCTTATTTCAACCGTTCCTCCCGTTGGAAGCTCATCATCGCGCCCCATGTGATAGACGAGAGGCATCTGCAAGAAATCTCCTCGCGCGTAAAAGGTCGTGTGGTGCGTTATACACAGACCACGACCGAGGAGGCTGCGCAGGCCGATTGTCTCGTGATCGATTGCTTCGGACTGCTTTCTTCCATCTATCGCTATGGTCGAGTGGCCTATGTCGGCGGCGGATTCGGCACCGGTATCCACAACGTTCTCGAAGCCGCGGTGTGGGGCGTGCCCGTGATTTTTGGGCCCAACAACGGTCGGTTCCAAGAGGCACAAGGACTGATGGCGGCGCAAGGGGGATTCGAAATCAAGACGAAAACCGATTTTGAAACATTGATGAAGACGTGGGAGAACGACGAGAACCTGCTCGCCGAGGCCGGGAAACACGCCGCAACCTTTGTCCATTCTTTGGCCGGAGCCACCGAAAAGATTCTCCAGGAATTGACCTTAGAGAATGGATCATTGAGAATAAAGACTTAA
- a CDS encoding gamma carbonic anhydrase family protein, which produces MLTKEVNGRKPSWGSDCYFAENATLAGDVTLGNDCSVWFCAVLRADVAGIRIGNRVNVQDGACIHESHNTPVIIEDDVSIGHNATVHGCTLRRGSLIGMGAVVLDGADVGPGAIIAAGAVVLQGTRVGAGELWAGVPARFVKQVVEGQAEEFALHYQEIKQWYETR; this is translated from the coding sequence ATGCTCACAAAAGAAGTAAACGGACGAAAACCCTCATGGGGCAGCGATTGTTATTTTGCCGAGAACGCCACGTTGGCCGGCGATGTCACGCTGGGCAACGACTGTTCGGTGTGGTTCTGCGCCGTGTTGCGCGCCGATGTGGCTGGGATTCGTATCGGAAACCGGGTGAATGTGCAGGACGGAGCCTGCATCCACGAGTCGCACAACACACCGGTGATCATCGAAGACGATGTTTCCATCGGTCATAACGCTACCGTCCACGGCTGTACCCTGCGCCGCGGCAGTCTCATCGGTATGGGAGCCGTGGTGCTCGACGGAGCTGACGTCGGTCCGGGAGCCATCATCGCCGCTGGAGCCGTTGTGTTGCAAGGCACCCGAGTGGGAGCCGGCGAACTCTGGGCAGGCGTTCCGGCAAGATTCGTCAAGCAGGTAGTCGAGGGGCAGGCCGAAGAGTTCGCTCTGCATTACCAGGAGATCAAACAATGGTATGAAACGAGATGA
- a CDS encoding Bax inhibitor-1/YccA family protein, which yields MEIQDLEKMIREKEGALSLAFPALMRKVYVWMTLALVITGIVAYGVASSPVLMSTIFSSRAVPLVLLFSELALVFGISRWIGRLSLTQATLLFILYSALNGATLSVIFYFYHPLIITKVFFITAATFGAMATFGYFTKADLSGIGKMLFMALIGLIIASVVNLFLQSDGMGYILSYVGVLVFVGLTAWDSQKIKTMLAQCEDMNEEAQKIALLGSLTLYLDFINLFLYLLRIFGRER from the coding sequence ATGGAAATACAAGATTTGGAAAAAATGATTAGAGAAAAAGAGGGCGCACTCTCTCTGGCCTTTCCGGCTCTGATGCGCAAAGTATATGTATGGATGACACTTGCGTTGGTCATCACAGGCATCGTAGCCTATGGCGTGGCCAGTTCTCCGGTGCTGATGAGCACGATTTTCAGTAGCCGTGCGGTGCCGCTCGTGTTGCTTTTCAGCGAGCTGGCTCTGGTTTTCGGCATCAGTCGCTGGATAGGTCGGCTCTCGCTCACCCAAGCCACGTTGCTCTTCATCCTCTATTCGGCCCTCAACGGAGCTACGCTCTCGGTGATCTTCTACTTTTATCATCCGCTGATCATCACGAAAGTGTTCTTCATCACTGCCGCCACGTTCGGCGCGATGGCTACTTTCGGCTATTTTACCAAGGCCGATCTCTCGGGCATTGGCAAGATGCTGTTCATGGCTCTGATAGGGCTCATCATCGCTTCAGTGGTGAACCTCTTCCTCCAAAGCGACGGTATGGGTTACATTCTGAGCTATGTTGGCGTGTTGGTGTTCGTCGGTCTCACAGCGTGGGACTCGCAAAAAATCAAGACGATGTTGGCTCAGTGCGAGGATATGAACGAAGAAGCCCAGAAGATAGCTCTGCTTGGCTCGCTCACACTCTATCTCGATTTTATCAACCTCTTCCTCTATCTCCTTCGCATCTTCGGTCGAGAAAGATAA
- a CDS encoding malate dehydrogenase yields MEFLTDEKLVIVGAAGMIGSNMAQTAAMLGLTPNICLYDVYEPGLAGVTEEMRHCGFEGVDFTYTTDVKEAFKDAKYIISSGGAPRKEGMTREDLLKGNAGVAEQLGKDIKAYCPDVKHVVIIFNPADITGLVTLIWSGLKPSQVSTLAALDSIRLQSELAKHFGVAQSDVTGCRTYGGHGEAMAVFASTARVQGTPLLDLIGTPKLTQEQWAEIKHKTVQGGSNIIKLRGRSSFQSPAYVSVKMIEAAMGGEEFAWPAGRYVSFAGIDHIMMAMEVSITEKGSAYEEVIGTAEEMADLKKSYEHLVKMREEVISLGVLPPVEKWGEINPNLK; encoded by the coding sequence ATGGAATTTTTAACTGATGAGAAACTCGTCATTGTCGGTGCAGCCGGCATGATTGGTTCAAACATGGCACAAACGGCTGCCATGCTCGGTTTAACCCCCAACATCTGCCTCTACGACGTGTACGAACCGGGATTGGCCGGCGTCACCGAGGAGATGCGCCACTGCGGTTTCGAGGGTGTCGACTTCACTTACACCACCGATGTGAAAGAAGCGTTCAAGGATGCAAAGTACATCATCTCGTCGGGCGGTGCTCCTCGAAAGGAAGGTATGACACGCGAAGACCTGCTCAAAGGCAACGCCGGCGTAGCAGAACAGTTGGGTAAAGACATCAAAGCCTACTGTCCGGACGTGAAACACGTAGTGATTATCTTCAATCCGGCCGACATTACAGGCTTGGTAACACTCATTTGGTCGGGTTTGAAGCCCTCGCAGGTATCGACTTTGGCCGCACTCGACTCTATTCGTCTGCAAAGCGAACTGGCTAAGCACTTCGGTGTAGCACAAAGCGACGTGACGGGATGCCGCACCTACGGTGGTCATGGAGAAGCAATGGCCGTGTTTGCCTCCACCGCTCGGGTGCAGGGAACACCGTTACTCGACCTCATTGGTACACCGAAACTCACGCAGGAGCAGTGGGCCGAAATCAAACACAAGACCGTTCAGGGTGGTTCGAACATCATTAAGTTGCGCGGTCGCAGTTCGTTCCAAAGCCCGGCTTACGTCTCGGTGAAGATGATTGAAGCTGCTATGGGCGGCGAAGAGTTTGCTTGGCCCGCAGGACGTTACGTTTCTTTCGCCGGCATCGACCACATTATGATGGCCATGGAAGTAAGCATCACCGAGAAAGGTTCGGCTTATGAAGAGGTGATAGGCACCGCAGAGGAAATGGCCGACCTCAAGAAGAGCTACGAACATCTCGTCAAGATGCGTGAGGAGGTGATCTCCTTGGGTGTACTTCCTCCCGTTGAGAAGTGGGGCGAAATCAATCCCAATTTGAAATAA
- a CDS encoding beta-N-acetylhexosaminidase, producing the protein MIRKHFFLIAVLGLLSITAHSATVDYNVVPLPQSITTMKGKPFVFNEKTAIVCTSTDELMQHNAHFLAEYIQDAIGLKTSCTTTMPKAENRIVLMIDRKMVGKEAYRIVVNHQQITIAGSTSAGVFYGIQTLRKALPVTVNDKGEPVSASQVELPAVQIVDAPLLPYRGMMLDCGRHFFPVTFVKRFIDLMALHNMNVFHWHLSEDQGWRIEIKKYPKLMEVGAWRSGTVVGHNSDVDDHQPHGGFYTQEEMRQIVEYARQRHIEVIPEIDIPGHTRALLAAYPELGCTGGPYRVSHNWGVHHDVLCVGNERVYTVLQDIIDELGQIFPSAYFNIGGDEAPSTRWQQCKRCQDKAKEQGIDTKHLQQYFTKRMEQYINQKGKTMIGWDEILEGELAKSTIVLSRRYLSTWTKAAKAGHNVITCPGRYAYFDYYQTKNTLHEPQAIGGYLPVEQVYSFNPRPDTVSADITNHIIGVQGNLWTEYVPTTAQAEYMVLPRMAALAEVQWMPASRKDYAAFVGRVTRLSRLYDRYGYTYALHIWPERYNHNREGD; encoded by the coding sequence ATGATACGCAAACATTTCTTCCTTATTGCAGTTCTTGGACTGTTGTCCATCACTGCTCATTCGGCAACGGTCGATTATAACGTAGTGCCTTTGCCTCAGTCTATCACAACAATGAAAGGTAAGCCCTTCGTGTTCAACGAGAAAACTGCCATCGTCTGCACATCGACCGACGAACTGATGCAGCACAACGCTCATTTCTTGGCTGAATATATTCAAGACGCTATTGGCCTAAAAACCTCTTGCACCACCACTATGCCCAAAGCTGAAAACCGCATTGTGCTGATGATAGATCGTAAGATGGTGGGCAAAGAGGCCTACCGCATAGTGGTGAACCATCAGCAAATAACCATTGCAGGAAGTACTTCGGCAGGCGTTTTCTATGGCATACAGACCCTACGCAAGGCCTTACCCGTAACCGTTAACGACAAGGGTGAACCCGTATCGGCATCACAGGTGGAGCTGCCTGCTGTGCAAATTGTCGATGCTCCCTTGCTGCCCTATCGCGGTATGATGCTCGATTGCGGTCGACATTTCTTTCCCGTAACCTTTGTTAAGCGCTTTATCGACCTGATGGCCTTACACAACATGAACGTCTTTCATTGGCATCTGAGCGAGGATCAAGGTTGGCGTATTGAAATCAAGAAGTATCCTAAGCTGATGGAAGTTGGTGCTTGGCGAAGCGGAACGGTTGTGGGGCACAACTCGGATGTGGACGATCATCAACCGCATGGTGGCTTTTATACTCAAGAAGAGATGCGGCAAATCGTGGAATATGCCCGACAAAGACACATCGAAGTGATACCCGAGATTGACATTCCTGGGCATACCCGGGCACTGCTGGCCGCTTATCCCGAACTGGGATGCACCGGCGGACCTTATAGAGTAAGTCATAACTGGGGCGTTCATCACGATGTGCTCTGTGTGGGCAACGAGCGCGTCTATACCGTTTTGCAAGACATCATCGACGAATTGGGACAGATCTTCCCCTCGGCCTACTTCAACATCGGGGGCGACGAGGCGCCTTCTACACGATGGCAACAGTGCAAACGCTGCCAAGACAAAGCTAAAGAACAAGGCATCGACACCAAACACTTGCAACAATACTTCACCAAGCGCATGGAACAATACATCAACCAAAAAGGTAAAACGATGATTGGTTGGGACGAAATACTGGAAGGCGAACTGGCCAAGTCGACCATCGTGCTCAGTCGACGTTACCTATCAACGTGGACCAAGGCGGCAAAGGCGGGGCACAATGTGATCACTTGCCCGGGTAGATATGCTTATTTCGATTATTATCAGACGAAAAACACGCTCCACGAGCCGCAAGCAATCGGCGGTTACCTACCCGTGGAGCAAGTGTATAGCTTCAATCCGCGCCCCGATACGGTGTCGGCCGACATCACCAACCACATCATCGGCGTGCAAGGAAACCTCTGGACCGAGTATGTTCCCACCACTGCGCAAGCCGAATACATGGTGTTGCCACGTATGGCGGCTCTTGCCGAGGTGCAATGGATGCCTGCTTCGCGTAAGGACTATGCTGCCTTTGTGGGGCGCGTCACCCGCCTTTCGCGTCTCTACGACCGTTATGGCTACACCTATGCCTTGCATATCTGGCCTGAAAGGTATAACCACAACCGCGAAGGAGATTAG